The Flexivirga aerilata sequence AGTCTCGGCAACGAGGCCGGCTTCATCGGTGCCGCCGACCTGGCCCGCACCGCGGCACGCACCCAAGGAGAGGTATGACGCAGCAACCCGCCCCGACCCGGTCGCCGCACGAGGTGCGAGTGGCGTCATACAACGTGCGGGCGTGGAAGGACGACCGCGCCGCGCTGCGCGAGGTGATCCGCACGATCGACGCGGACATCCTTCTGCTGCAAGAGGTTCCGCGGCATCCGGTGTCGGGCCACCGCATCGCCGGGTTCGCCGACGAGCTCGGTCTCACCTGGTTCGGCGGCCGCCGCTACCGGATGAGCACCACCTTGATGACCACGCTGCGGTTGGACGTGCTCGACGCGCACCACGGCAAGCTGACGGTCCGCCGGGGTGAGGAACCGCGCGGCTACGGCATGGCGATGGTCCGGCTGCCGGGGCACCGGCCGCTCTGCGCGGTGAGCGTGCACCTGTCGCTCAAGAGCCCGGAGCGCCTGCCGCAGGTCAAGGAGATCTTCGCCACCGTGGGCGAGCCGGTGCCGCCGATGGTGCTGGGCGGTGACCTCAACGAGGAGCCCACCGGCGCGGTGTGGAAGTACCTCGGCGACACCCTGCGCCTCGTCAGTCCGGACCGGCCGACGTTCTCCGCGCAGAAGCCGGTCAAACGCATCGACGGCATCTTCGCCTCACCCGAATTGCCGGCGACCGCACCGGCACTCGGGCTCGACCCGGCGCTGCTCGCGCGGGCGACCGACCACCTGCCGGTGGTGGTGGACCTCGACCTCAGCGCGCTCGCGGAGCCGGAGCCGGCCGGTGAGCAGGCCGCGGGCTAGAGGACAGCGCCGTCGTCGTCCTCGTCGAGGTCGTCGCGGTTCTTCGGCTCGCGCATGATCAACTGCACGACGCCGGCGACGAACAACGTGCACGCCAGCACCCACCACAGGGACTGCGCGTAACGGTCGAAGACGAAAAGGTAGAGCAGCCAGAGCGGTCCGCCGACCAGGCAGCCGACCATGGTCCAGAAGCCGAGGTCGTCACCGGTCGGAAGCGGCCGGGGCGGCGGCGGCTCGTAGTCGCCGTCGTCCTCGATGAACGACACCGACTCCCCGGCCGGGATGCGCCACTGACTCGGCAGGTCGGCGAGCGGTGACGACGCGGG is a genomic window containing:
- a CDS encoding endonuclease/exonuclease/phosphatase family protein produces the protein MTQQPAPTRSPHEVRVASYNVRAWKDDRAALREVIRTIDADILLLQEVPRHPVSGHRIAGFADELGLTWFGGRRYRMSTTLMTTLRLDVLDAHHGKLTVRRGEEPRGYGMAMVRLPGHRPLCAVSVHLSLKSPERLPQVKEIFATVGEPVPPMVLGGDLNEEPTGAVWKYLGDTLRLVSPDRPTFSAQKPVKRIDGIFASPELPATAPALGLDPALLARATDHLPVVVDLDLSALAEPEPAGEQAAG